In the genome of Staphylococcus durrellii, one region contains:
- a CDS encoding GntR family transcriptional regulator, with the protein MELTSVYRVKEWILNQIKAGKLNNGDKLPSYLSIARDLKVKTDDVYDGVDELITEQILTNNLEEGVSVKPLHPFLYPLGELVSISKMIEEQGYSAGTEFISLDEKPATSLDAFTLGIEDKTLVTIIERIRTADQFPVVYCLDKIPNDDLTCFQYQENRQSILKAIEQNSNKEIWYAETEVEAISYEPHISDLLNASPHEGLMLLKLVHYDQHDKPIFYSFNYFKSSLVKFKTVRNRL; encoded by the coding sequence ATGGAATTAACTTCAGTTTATAGAGTTAAAGAGTGGATTTTAAATCAAATTAAAGCTGGTAAATTAAATAACGGTGACAAATTACCGAGTTATTTAAGTATTGCTAGGGACTTAAAAGTTAAAACTGATGACGTTTATGATGGTGTAGATGAATTAATAACGGAACAAATTTTAACAAATAATTTAGAGGAAGGTGTTAGTGTTAAACCACTACATCCTTTCCTTTATCCTTTAGGGGAGTTAGTTAGTATCAGCAAGATGATAGAAGAACAGGGATACAGTGCAGGCACCGAATTTATTAGTTTGGATGAAAAACCTGCCACTTCATTAGATGCGTTTACTTTAGGGATAGAAGACAAAACACTTGTGACAATAATTGAACGTATTCGTACGGCAGATCAGTTTCCAGTTGTTTATTGTTTAGATAAAATCCCGAATGATGATTTAACGTGTTTCCAATATCAAGAAAATAGACAATCTATTTTAAAAGCTATTGAACAAAATTCTAACAAAGAAATCTGGTATGCTGAAACCGAAGTTGAGGCCATAAGTTATGAACCACACATATCTGATTTATTAAACGCTTCACCCCATGAGGGTCTTATGCTCTTGAAATTAGTTCATTATGATCAACATGACAAACCTATATTTTATTCATTTAATTACTTTAAAAGTAGTTTAGTGAAGTTTAAAACGGTAAGAAATAGACTATAA
- the yfmH gene encoding EF-P 5-aminopentanol modification-associated protein YfmH: MQEQYYEQIDEYVYKETLDNGLDVFIIPKKGFQKTFVTYTTQFGSLDSKFKPYNQDAYITVPDGVAHFLEHKLFENEEDDLFTAFAEDNAQVNAFTSFDRTSYLFSATDQVERNIKRLLTMVETPYFTKETVDKEKGIIAEEIKMYQEQPGYKIMFNTLRAMYETHPIKVDIAGTVDSIYDITKDDLYLCYETFYHPSNMVLFVVGDVEPQQILNIVTEHEDKRDKVAQPEIQRDPLVEKEEVNQKFVSEKMKLQSPRLMLGFKNKPLTNASADQFIRKDLEMTLFFELVFGEETDFYQSLLNSELIDDTFGYQFILEPTYSFSIISSATQQPDELKNLLLAELEKAQGKLADKEAFELLKKQFIGEFISGLNSPEYIANQYTKLHFEGVSLFDMLEIVEDITLESVNETALQCLNLEQMVDSRLEMK, from the coding sequence ATGCAGGAACAATATTACGAACAAATAGATGAATATGTTTATAAAGAAACATTAGATAATGGTTTAGACGTCTTTATCATCCCTAAAAAAGGTTTTCAAAAAACATTTGTTACTTATACGACTCAATTTGGTTCGTTGGATAGTAAATTCAAACCTTATAATCAAGACGCATACATCACAGTTCCTGATGGTGTTGCCCATTTTTTAGAACATAAATTATTCGAAAACGAAGAAGATGACTTGTTTACCGCTTTCGCTGAGGACAACGCGCAAGTTAATGCATTTACGAGTTTTGATCGCACGAGTTATTTGTTTAGTGCGACTGACCAAGTCGAAAGAAATATAAAGCGATTATTAACTATGGTTGAGACACCATATTTTACGAAAGAAACGGTAGATAAAGAAAAAGGAATTATTGCAGAAGAAATTAAAATGTATCAAGAACAGCCAGGCTATAAAATAATGTTCAATACATTGAGGGCAATGTATGAAACACATCCAATTAAAGTAGATATTGCTGGTACCGTCGACAGTATATATGACATTACTAAAGATGATTTATATTTATGTTATGAAACGTTCTATCATCCATCTAATATGGTGCTATTCGTTGTGGGTGATGTTGAACCACAGCAAATTCTAAATATAGTCACTGAACATGAAGACAAAAGAGATAAAGTAGCACAGCCAGAAATTCAAAGAGACCCATTAGTTGAAAAAGAAGAAGTTAATCAAAAATTCGTCTCTGAGAAAATGAAATTACAATCTCCAAGGTTAATGTTGGGCTTTAAAAATAAACCATTAACGAACGCATCAGCTGATCAATTTATAAGAAAAGATTTAGAAATGACATTATTTTTTGAGCTCGTATTTGGAGAAGAAACTGACTTTTATCAGTCTTTACTTAATAGTGAACTGATAGATGATACTTTTGGTTATCAATTTATACTTGAACCAACGTACAGTTTTTCAATTATTTCAAGTGCAACACAGCAACCTGATGAATTAAAAAATTTATTACTAGCAGAACTAGAAAAAGCGCAAGGTAAATTAGCTGATAAAGAAGCCTTTGAGTTGCTAAAAAAACAATTTATAGGTGAATTTATTTCTGGGTTAAACTCTCCTGAATATATCGCAAATCAATATACGAAATTACATTTTGAAGGCGTAAGCCTATTTGATATGTTAGAAATAGTAGAAGATATAACTTTAGAAAGTGTTAATGAAACAGCTTTACAGTGTCTAAATTTAGAGCAAATGGTAGATAGCCGTTTGGAGATGAAATAA
- the rbfA gene encoding 30S ribosome-binding factor RbfA, producing MNMRAERVGEQMKQEIMDIVNNKVKDPRIGFLTITDVELTNDLSIAKVYLTVLGEQKQIDDTFKGLEKAKGFIKTELASRMRLRIVPELNFEYDESIDYGNKIERMIQDLHKKD from the coding sequence ATGAACATGAGAGCAGAACGCGTAGGCGAACAAATGAAACAAGAAATTATGGATATTGTTAATAATAAAGTGAAAGATCCAAGAATTGGATTTTTAACAATTACAGATGTAGAACTTACAAATGATTTATCTATTGCTAAAGTATATTTAACGGTATTAGGAGAACAGAAGCAAATTGATGACACGTTTAAAGGTTTAGAAAAGGCTAAAGGTTTTATTAAAACTGAATTAGCTTCGCGTATGAGATTACGTATCGTACCTGAATTAAACTTTGAGTATGATGAATCAATCGATTATGGTAATAAAATCGAACGTATGATTCAAGATTTGCATAAAAAGGATTAA
- the rpsO gene encoding 30S ribosomal protein S15, producing the protein MAISQERKNEIIQEYRTHEADTGSPEVQVAVLTAEITALNTHLRTHKKDHHSRRGLLKMVGRRRHLLNYLRAKDIQRYRELIKSLGIRR; encoded by the coding sequence ATGGCAATTTCACAAGAACGTAAAAACGAAATTATTCAAGAATACCGTACGCATGAAGCAGACACTGGTTCACCAGAAGTTCAAGTAGCTGTTTTAACTGCAGAAATTACTGCACTAAACACTCACTTACGTACGCACAAAAAAGACCACCATTCACGTCGTGGTTTATTAAAAATGGTAGGTCGTCGTAGACACTTACTTAACTATTTACGTGCTAAAGACATCCAACGTTACCGTGAATTAATTAAATCATTAGGTATCCGTCGTTAA
- the pnp gene encoding polyribonucleotide nucleotidyltransferase, with protein MSQEKKVFKTEWANRSLTIETGQLAKQANGAALVRYGDTVVLSTAVASKEPRDVDFFPLMVNFEEKMYAAGKIPGGFKKREGRPSDDATLTARLIDRPIRPLFPKGYKHDVQIMNTVLSADPDCSPEMAAMIGSSVALSVSDIPFQGPIAGVNVGFVDGQYIINPTVEQREVSRLDLEVAGHRDAVNMVEAGASEITEQEMLEAIFFGHEEIQRLVDFQQQIIDHLQPEKQEFTPVEQDEQLVDKVTRLTEEQGLKKAVLTFDKQQRDDNLDALKDAVIEQFVDEEDPDNETLIKEVKGILNDLVKAEVRRLIAEEKIRPDGRKTDEIRPLASEVGLLPRTHGSGLFTRGQTQALSVVTLGSLSEYQIIDGLGEEQEKRFMHHYNFPNYSVGETGPVRSPGRREIGHGALGERALKQIIPDIKDFPYTVRIVSEVLESNGSSSQASICGSTLALMDAGVPIKAPVAGIAMGLVTRDDSYTILTDIQGMEDALGDMDFKVAGTSEGITAIQMDIKIDGLTKEIIEEALEQAREGRMAILNHMLETIDVPRNNLSAYAPKVVTMNIKPEKIRDVIGPGGKKINEIIDETGVKLDIEQDGTIFIGAVDQNAINEAKSIIEDITREAEVGQIYDAKVKRIEKYGAFVELFAGKDALVHISQIANERINKVEDVLAIGDTLKVKVTEIDKQGRVNASHKALENK; from the coding sequence ATGTCTCAAGAGAAAAAAGTTTTTAAGACCGAATGGGCGAACCGTTCATTAACGATCGAGACTGGACAATTAGCTAAACAAGCTAATGGTGCTGCGCTTGTACGTTACGGGGATACGGTAGTACTTTCTACTGCTGTGGCTTCAAAAGAACCACGTGATGTGGACTTTTTCCCATTGATGGTTAACTTTGAAGAAAAAATGTACGCTGCCGGTAAAATCCCAGGTGGTTTTAAAAAACGCGAGGGTCGTCCAAGCGATGACGCTACTCTAACTGCTCGTTTAATAGATAGACCGATTCGACCACTATTTCCAAAAGGTTACAAGCATGATGTTCAAATTATGAATACGGTACTAAGTGCCGATCCAGATTGTTCACCTGAAATGGCAGCGATGATTGGTTCATCTGTTGCGCTTAGTGTGTCAGATATACCATTCCAAGGACCAATTGCCGGAGTGAATGTCGGTTTTGTAGATGGACAATATATTATTAATCCAACTGTAGAACAACGTGAAGTTTCTAGATTAGATTTAGAAGTTGCTGGGCATCGTGATGCAGTAAATATGGTTGAAGCTGGAGCAAGTGAAATTACAGAACAAGAAATGCTCGAAGCAATCTTTTTCGGGCACGAAGAAATTCAACGTTTAGTCGACTTCCAACAACAAATCATTGATCATTTGCAACCTGAAAAACAAGAATTCACACCGGTAGAACAAGATGAACAATTAGTAGACAAAGTAACGCGTTTAACTGAAGAGCAAGGCTTGAAAAAAGCTGTGTTAACTTTTGATAAACAACAACGTGACGATAATTTAGATGCTTTAAAAGATGCGGTAATTGAACAATTTGTCGATGAAGAAGATCCTGACAATGAAACACTGATTAAAGAAGTTAAAGGTATCTTAAATGATTTAGTTAAAGCAGAAGTAAGAAGACTTATTGCTGAAGAAAAAATTAGACCAGATGGCCGTAAAACTGATGAGATTCGACCATTAGCATCTGAAGTAGGTCTATTACCTAGAACACATGGTTCAGGTTTGTTTACGCGAGGACAAACTCAAGCGTTATCTGTAGTAACATTAGGTTCATTAAGTGAGTATCAAATTATTGATGGTTTAGGTGAAGAGCAAGAAAAACGCTTTATGCATCATTACAATTTTCCTAATTACTCAGTTGGGGAAACCGGCCCAGTTCGCTCTCCTGGTAGAAGAGAAATTGGACACGGTGCATTAGGTGAACGTGCATTAAAACAAATTATTCCAGATATTAAAGACTTCCCTTATACAGTTAGAATCGTAAGTGAAGTACTTGAATCTAACGGTTCTTCATCGCAAGCATCAATTTGTGGTTCAACATTAGCTTTAATGGATGCTGGTGTACCTATTAAAGCGCCAGTAGCTGGTATTGCAATGGGCTTAGTTACTAGAGATGACAGTTATACAATTTTAACTGACATTCAAGGTATGGAAGATGCTTTAGGTGATATGGACTTTAAAGTTGCAGGTACTTCAGAAGGTATTACAGCAATTCAAATGGACATCAAAATTGATGGCCTAACTAAAGAAATTATCGAAGAAGCATTAGAGCAAGCACGTGAAGGTAGAATGGCAATATTAAATCATATGCTTGAAACAATTGATGTGCCTCGAAACAATTTAAGTGCTTATGCGCCTAAAGTAGTAACGATGAACATTAAACCAGAAAAAATCAGAGACGTAATTGGACCTGGCGGTAAGAAAATTAATGAAATTATCGATGAGACTGGGGTTAAATTAGATATCGAACAAGACGGTACTATATTTATCGGAGCAGTTGATCAAAATGCTATTAATGAAGCTAAGTCAATTATTGAAGACATTACACGTGAAGCTGAAGTAGGGCAAATTTATGATGCAAAAGTAAAACGTATCGAAAAATATGGTGCTTTTGTTGAATTGTTCGCAGGTAAAGATGCATTAGTACACATATCTCAAATAGCTAACGAACGTATAAATAAAGTTGAAGATGTTCTTGCCATTGGTGATACATTAAAAGTAAAAGTGACCGAAATAGACAAACAAGGTCGTGTAAATGCATCTCATAAAGCGTTAGAAAATAAATAA
- the rnjB gene encoding ribonuclease J2 produces the protein MSLIKKKNKNIRIIPLGGVGEIAKNMYIVEVDDEMFMLDAGLMFPEDEMLGVDIVIPDIQYVIENKHKLKGIFLSHGHEHAIGAVTYVLEQVDAPVYGSKLTIALVKENMKSRNINKKVRYYTVNNESVMRFKGVNVTFFSTAHSIPDSLGVCIHTSYGSIVYTGEFKFDQSLQGHYAPDLKHMTEIGADGVFALISDSTEAEKPGYNTPENVIESHMYDAFTKVKGRLIVSCYASNFIRIQQVLNVASKLNRKVSFLGRSLESSFSIARKMGYFDIPKDLLIPINEVENYPKNEVIIIATGMQGEPIEALSQMAQQKHKIMNIQEGDSVFLAITASANMEVIIGDTLNELVRAGAEVLPNNKKIHASSHGCMEELKMMINIMKPEYFIPVNGEFKMQIAHAKLANEADVQPEKIFLVEKGDVVNYDGEEMILNEKVNSGNVLIDGIGVGDVGNIVLRDRHLLAEDGIFIAVVTLDPKNRRIAAGPEIQSRGFVYVRESEDLLKEAEEKVREIVEQGLLEKRIEWSEIKQNMRDQISKLLFESTKRRPMIIPVISEI, from the coding sequence TTGAGTTTAATTAAGAAAAAAAATAAAAATATTCGCATAATCCCCCTTGGTGGAGTCGGAGAAATTGCGAAAAATATGTATATCGTTGAAGTTGACGATGAAATGTTTATGTTAGATGCCGGTTTAATGTTCCCAGAGGATGAAATGCTAGGTGTCGACATTGTTATACCAGATATTCAATACGTTATAGAAAATAAGCATAAATTAAAAGGCATCTTCTTATCACATGGGCATGAGCACGCAATTGGTGCTGTAACTTATGTATTAGAACAAGTAGACGCACCAGTTTATGGTTCTAAATTAACTATTGCATTAGTTAAAGAAAACATGAAATCACGTAATATTAATAAAAAGGTTAGATATTATACAGTGAACAATGAATCTGTTATGCGTTTCAAAGGCGTAAATGTAACGTTCTTTAGTACAGCGCATAGTATTCCAGATAGTTTAGGCGTTTGTATTCATACTTCATATGGTTCAATCGTTTATACAGGTGAGTTTAAGTTCGATCAAAGTCTACAAGGTCATTATGCGCCAGATTTAAAACATATGACAGAGATTGGTGCGGATGGTGTATTCGCGTTAATAAGTGATTCTACAGAGGCAGAAAAACCCGGCTACAATACGCCTGAAAATGTAATAGAATCCCATATGTATGATGCTTTTACAAAAGTTAAAGGTCGTTTGATTGTTTCTTGTTATGCCTCTAACTTTATTAGAATTCAACAAGTGTTGAACGTTGCAAGCAAATTAAATAGAAAAGTTTCATTCTTAGGTAGATCACTTGAAAGCTCATTTAGTATTGCTCGTAAAATGGGTTATTTTGATATTCCTAAAGACTTGCTAATTCCAATTAATGAAGTTGAAAATTATCCTAAAAATGAAGTCATTATTATTGCTACGGGCATGCAAGGTGAACCTATTGAAGCATTAAGTCAAATGGCTCAACAAAAACATAAGATAATGAATATACAAGAGGGCGATTCAGTTTTCTTAGCTATAACTGCGTCTGCTAATATGGAAGTTATTATTGGTGATACTTTAAATGAACTAGTGAGAGCAGGAGCGGAAGTGTTACCAAATAACAAAAAAATTCATGCATCAAGTCACGGTTGTATGGAAGAATTAAAAATGATGATTAACATTATGAAGCCAGAATATTTTATTCCTGTTAATGGTGAATTTAAAATGCAAATAGCCCATGCTAAATTAGCTAACGAAGCAGATGTACAACCTGAAAAGATCTTTTTAGTAGAAAAAGGCGACGTTGTTAATTATGACGGTGAAGAAATGATTCTAAATGAAAAAGTAAATTCAGGTAATGTGTTGATTGATGGTATTGGCGTAGGCGATGTTGGTAATATCGTTTTAAGAGATCGTCATTTGTTAGCAGAAGATGGCATATTTATTGCAGTAGTGACATTAGATCCAAAAAATAGACGTATTGCTGCCGGACCAGAAATTCAATCACGTGGATTTGTTTATGTACGTGAAAGTGAAGATCTCTTAAAAGAAGCAGAAGAAAAAGTGCGTGAAATTGTAGAGCAAGGTTTGTTAGAAAAACGAATCGAATGGTCTGAAATCAAACAAAATATGCGTGATCAAATAAGTAAGCTATTATTTGAAAGTACAAAACGTCGTCCAATGATAATTCCAGTGATTTCGGAAATCTAA
- a CDS encoding bifunctional riboflavin kinase/FAD synthetase, translated as MKVIEVTHPIQENQFIKEHVAMAFGFFDGMHKGHAKVFDTLIQKAEEDNLKKAVMTFDPHPSVVLNPERKRTDYLTPIEDKLDIIEQYGIDYCIVINFSSKFADVSAEEFVNDYILKNNVEKIIAGFDFTFGKYGKGNMMTLSELKECETTIVSKLEIESEKISTTEIRRALKEGDLTKANDELGYRYQIKGTVVQGEKRGRTIGFPTANVQPSGDYVLPKKGVYAVSMKIGAEDKIYRGVANVGVKPTFHDPSQAQVVIEVNLFDFKEDIYGERVIVYWHHFLRPEVKFDGIDPLVEQMHKDKEQAKYLLSVDFGDNVSYNI; from the coding sequence ATGAAAGTTATAGAAGTTACACATCCAATTCAAGAAAATCAATTTATTAAAGAGCATGTAGCTATGGCTTTCGGTTTTTTTGATGGAATGCATAAAGGGCATGCAAAAGTATTCGATACCTTAATTCAAAAAGCTGAAGAAGATAATTTAAAAAAAGCGGTCATGACATTTGATCCACATCCTTCCGTTGTCTTAAACCCTGAACGTAAGAGAACAGACTATTTAACACCAATCGAAGATAAATTGGACATCATCGAACAATATGGCATTGATTATTGTATCGTTATTAATTTTTCTTCTAAATTTGCTGATGTTTCGGCTGAAGAATTTGTAAATGATTACATATTAAAAAATAATGTAGAGAAAATAATAGCGGGTTTTGACTTTACTTTTGGTAAGTATGGTAAAGGTAATATGATGACTTTAAGTGAATTAAAAGAATGTGAAACGACTATCGTAAGTAAGTTAGAAATCGAATCTGAAAAAATTTCTACGACTGAAATAAGACGCGCCTTAAAAGAAGGCGATTTAACTAAAGCAAATGATGAGTTAGGTTATCGTTATCAAATTAAAGGAACAGTTGTGCAAGGTGAAAAAAGAGGGAGGACTATTGGTTTCCCGACTGCCAATGTTCAGCCTAGTGGAGATTATGTATTACCGAAAAAAGGCGTTTATGCAGTGAGTATGAAAATTGGCGCAGAAGATAAGATTTATAGAGGCGTTGCAAATGTAGGCGTCAAACCTACATTTCATGATCCATCACAAGCGCAAGTTGTAATCGAAGTGAATTTATTTGATTTTAAAGAAGATATCTATGGTGAACGAGTAATCGTTTATTGGCATCATTTTTTGCGCCCTGAAGTTAAATTTGACGGTATTGACCCTTTAGTAGAACAAATGCATAAAGATAAAGAACAGGCCAAATATTTATTATCGGTTGATTTTGGTGACAATGTATCATATAATATTTAA
- the truB gene encoding tRNA pseudouridine(55) synthase TruB — translation MYNGILPVYKTRGMTSHDVVFKLRKILGTKKIGHTGTLDPEVDGVLPICIGPATKVSDYIMDMGKTYHATVSIGTSTTTEDQTGEIIATQRISESELNNVQIDNVVASFQGIITQIPPMYSSVKVNGKKLYEYARNNETVERPERQVNIYQIERTSDVSYENNTCQFNLMIKCGKGTYIRTIATDIGKALGLPAHMSKLTRTSSGGFHINESLSLEDISQLHEQEALQEKLFAIEYGLKGLPSIYIENNDIKNKILNGQKFNINDFNTSISGKVIMIDVQSEKILAIYEPHPTKTDEIKPKRVFN, via the coding sequence ATGTATAATGGCATCTTACCAGTATATAAAACGAGAGGCATGACAAGTCATGATGTCGTGTTCAAATTAAGAAAAATCTTAGGTACAAAGAAAATTGGGCACACCGGGACACTTGATCCTGAAGTTGATGGGGTATTACCTATTTGCATTGGACCTGCTACTAAAGTCAGTGATTATATAATGGATATGGGTAAAACTTATCATGCCACAGTTTCTATAGGTACAAGCACTACGACTGAAGACCAAACTGGCGAAATAATAGCAACCCAACGAATAAGTGAAAGCGAGTTAAATAATGTGCAGATCGATAATGTAGTAGCATCATTTCAAGGTATCATCACTCAAATTCCACCGATGTATTCTTCAGTTAAAGTTAATGGTAAAAAACTTTACGAATATGCAAGAAACAATGAAACTGTCGAGCGTCCTGAGCGTCAAGTTAATATATATCAAATTGAACGAACTTCTGACGTGAGTTATGAAAATAACACATGTCAATTCAATTTAATGATAAAGTGTGGTAAAGGGACTTACATAAGAACTATAGCGACAGATATAGGTAAAGCGCTAGGATTGCCCGCACATATGTCTAAATTAACACGTACGAGTAGTGGTGGATTTCATATAAATGAAAGCTTATCATTGGAAGACATATCTCAATTGCATGAGCAAGAAGCATTACAAGAAAAATTATTTGCTATAGAATATGGATTGAAAGGTTTGCCATCTATATATATTGAAAACAATGATATAAAGAACAAAATCTTAAATGGACAAAAATTTAATATAAATGACTTTAACACATCTATATCTGGCAAAGTAATTATGATTGATGTACAGTCTGAAAAAATATTAGCGATATATGAACCTCATCCGACTAAAACTGATGAAATTAAGCCTAAGAGGGTTTTTAACTAA
- the yfmF gene encoding EF-P 5-aminopentanol modification-associated protein YfmF: protein MKNIKPQDNFHVSVLPTTKFKTTMITLKFMAPLDSRTITSRSLLSKMLMRATKNYPTDKDLNRRLSQLYGAYVNSYVSKFKDKHVITISLELVNEKYLKDTTPLFEQGMELLKEIIWNPLITNGLFDETLLTQEKALLTKKLEGIEDNKSQLAFLKLLQHMFGDQSYSQLSTGQVDKIEHITNESLYNTYQSMIENDYCAVYVVGNVDESGVTSNINKYFKLKPFEFESFNDVQVKPKNHLPNIVVEYDEIDQAKLNMGFKFPCRFGDKDYFTFVVLNMMFGGDPSSVLFNEVREKQSLAYSIHSQIDSKNGYMFVLSGVSSDKYEIAKDTIIQEFENFQQGNFSDDKIDLAKKVIISQRREAEDRPKSIIERLNNNLLLQSDLTESAYIEGIMNVSRDQIIALAKETVLDTIYILTKGGEA, encoded by the coding sequence TTGAAAAACATAAAACCACAAGACAATTTTCATGTAAGCGTATTACCAACAACTAAATTTAAAACGACGATGATAACATTGAAGTTTATGGCTCCATTAGACAGTAGGACGATAACTTCTAGATCCTTGTTAAGTAAAATGCTTATGAGGGCCACCAAAAATTATCCAACTGATAAAGATTTAAACAGAAGGTTATCACAACTTTATGGTGCTTATGTAAATAGTTATGTTTCAAAATTTAAAGATAAACACGTTATTACAATATCTTTAGAATTAGTGAATGAAAAATATTTAAAAGATACTACGCCTTTATTTGAACAAGGTATGGAATTATTAAAAGAAATTATTTGGAATCCACTAATAACTAATGGATTATTTGATGAAACACTACTAACTCAAGAAAAAGCATTATTAACAAAAAAATTAGAAGGTATCGAAGATAACAAGTCGCAATTAGCCTTTTTAAAATTACTACAACACATGTTTGGTGATCAGTCTTATAGCCAGCTTTCTACGGGCCAAGTAGATAAAATAGAACATATTACGAATGAATCTTTATATAATACATATCAATCTATGATTGAAAACGACTATTGCGCAGTTTATGTTGTTGGAAATGTAGATGAATCCGGAGTTACTTCTAACATAAATAAATACTTTAAATTAAAACCATTTGAGTTTGAATCCTTTAATGATGTTCAAGTGAAGCCTAAAAACCATTTGCCCAATATAGTGGTTGAATATGATGAAATTGATCAAGCCAAATTAAATATGGGCTTTAAATTCCCATGCCGATTTGGAGATAAGGATTATTTTACATTTGTGGTGTTGAACATGATGTTTGGTGGCGATCCATCATCGGTATTATTCAATGAAGTACGAGAAAAGCAAAGTTTAGCATATTCCATACATTCCCAAATCGATAGTAAAAATGGTTATATGTTTGTCTTGAGTGGTGTATCTTCTGATAAATATGAAATTGCAAAAGATACAATTATTCAAGAGTTTGAAAACTTCCAACAAGGTAATTTTAGTGATGACAAAATAGACTTAGCGAAAAAAGTGATTATTTCACAACGTAGAGAAGCGGAAGATAGACCTAAAAGTATTATTGAACGTTTAAATAATAATTTGTTACTCCAGTCTGATTTGACTGAGTCTGCATACATAGAAGGTATTATGAATGTTTCTCGTGACCAGATTATCGCTTTAGCCAAAGAAACTGTCTTAGATACGATTTACATTTTGACTAAGGGAGGAGAAGCATAA